The DNA window GCGTTCAAGATCGCTGGCTCGATGGTGATGAAGGAGGCGGCCCGCAAGGCCGACCCCGCACTGCTCGAACCGATGATGGCCGTTGAGGTCACCACCCCTGAGGAGAACATGGGTGACGTCATCGGCGACCTCAACTCCCGGCGGGGCATCATCCAGGCGATGGAGGAGCGCAGCGGCGCCCGCATCGTCCGGGCTCTGGTGCCGTTGTCGGAGATGTTCGGCTACGTCGGCGACCTGCGGTCGAAGACCCAGGGCCGGGCTAGCTACAGCATGCAGTTCGACTCCTACGCCGAGGTTCCGCAGAGCGTGGCGAAGGAGATCATCGCCAAGGCGACGGGTGAGTGACGCTCACCTGAGCTGACCCGATGATCCGGGGGCGGTCGCGGGAGGGATCTCCCGCCCGCGGCCACCTCGGTCGGGTTGTGTGAATTCCGGGCCTGTAGGCTTCATCGCCGCAGAACCCACCAAAGGCTCTCCGGCCGTCAGGTCGGAAAGGCTGTCGACAGAGTCCTAAGCGCCGACCGGCGCACCGGGGCGAACGAACCAAGAAAGTCCACAGGAGGACACCAGTGGCGAAGGCGAAGTTCGAGCGGACTAAGCCGCACGTCAACATCGGCACCATTGGTCACATCGACCACGGTAAGACGACGCTGACGGCGGCCATCACGAAGGTCCTGCACGACCAGTTCCCGGACCTCAACCCGTACACGCCGTTCGACGAGATCGACAAGGCGCCGGAGGAGAAGGCCCGCGGCATCACGATCTCGATCGCGCACGTCGAGTACCAGACCGAGGCGCGTCACTACGCGCACGTCGACTGCCCCGGTCACGCCGACTACATCAAGAACATGATCACCGGTGCCGCGCAGATGGACGGCGCGATCCTGGTGGTGGCGGCGACCGACGGCCCGATGCCGCAGACCCGCGAGCACGTGCTGCTGGCCCGTCAGGTCGGTGTGCCGTACATCGTCGTGGCGCTCAACAAGAGCGACATGGTCGACGACGAGGAGCTCCTGGAGCTCGTCGAGCTCGAGGTCCGCGAGCTGCTCTCGTCGCAGGAGTACCCGGGTGACGACCTGCCGGTCGTCCGGGTCTCGGCGCTGAAGGCCCTCGAGGGTGACCCCGAGTGGACCGGCAAGCTCATGGACCTCATGAACGCTGTCGACACCGCGATCCCGCAGCCGGAGCGCGAGACCGAGAAGCCGTTCCTGATGCCGATCGAGGACGTGTTCACGATCACCGGTCGTGGCACCGTCGTCACCGGTCGCGCCGAGCGCGGCATCCTCAAGCCGAACGAGGAGGTGGAGATCGTCGGCATCCGCGAGAAGTCGCAGAAGACGGTCTGCACCGGCATCGAGATGTTCCGCAAGCTGCTCGACGAGGCTCGGGCCGGCGAGAACGTCGGTCTGCTCCTCCGCGGCATCAAGCGCGAGGACGTCGAGCGCGGCATGGTCGTCATCAAGCCGGGCACCACGACCCCGCACACGGAGTTCGAGGCGACGGTCTACATCCTCTCCAAGGAGGAGGGCGGCCGGCACACCCCGTTCTTCCAGAACTACCGTCCGCAGTTCTACTTCCGGACCACGGACGTCACCGGCGTCGTCACGCTGCCCGAGGGCACCGAGATGGTCATGCCGGGCGACAACACCACGATGTCCGTGAAGCTGATCCAGCCCATCGCGATGGAGGAAAACCTCAAGTTCGCGATCCGGGAGGGTGGCCGCACGGTCGGCGCTGGTCGCGTCACCAAGATCGTCAAGTGAGCTGGGTAACCCCGATTAGCGTCGCCGCCGGTCGTGCGGCATACTAGTCAGGTTGCGTAACGACGGTCAGTTACCTGCGTCCGGTTAACGCTGGACCTCCGGGTGACAGACAGTCTCGCGTAGGGTGGTTGATCGCCCCTGGCGGTCAACCACCCTCGCGCGGCGTCCAGGTCGCGGTCACCGCGATCGGCGCCATGACCCACCGCGCGGTCGGAATTCGCTCCGGAGTCCCGGGGCGGAGCCCGGTCCACGGGCGCGACACGCCCGACCGCGGGGGTCGGCGAAGTGGGCCTGTGCCAGCCGGTACAGGCGCCCGCAACACAGCGGCATCGAGAGAAGGAACAGAAGCCACCATGGCGGGACAGAAGATCCG is part of the Micromonospora halotolerans genome and encodes:
- the tuf gene encoding elongation factor Tu, which translates into the protein MAKAKFERTKPHVNIGTIGHIDHGKTTLTAAITKVLHDQFPDLNPYTPFDEIDKAPEEKARGITISIAHVEYQTEARHYAHVDCPGHADYIKNMITGAAQMDGAILVVAATDGPMPQTREHVLLARQVGVPYIVVALNKSDMVDDEELLELVELEVRELLSSQEYPGDDLPVVRVSALKALEGDPEWTGKLMDLMNAVDTAIPQPERETEKPFLMPIEDVFTITGRGTVVTGRAERGILKPNEEVEIVGIREKSQKTVCTGIEMFRKLLDEARAGENVGLLLRGIKREDVERGMVVIKPGTTTPHTEFEATVYILSKEEGGRHTPFFQNYRPQFYFRTTDVTGVVTLPEGTEMVMPGDNTTMSVKLIQPIAMEENLKFAIREGGRTVGAGRVTKIVK